Within Spinacia oleracea cultivar Varoflay chromosome 4, BTI_SOV_V1, whole genome shotgun sequence, the genomic segment TTTGAACTTGCACTTCTTCAATCTATATTAGCATTTCCCATGTCATAAAATCCTGGTTTTCCAGTTATTGTTCATATCCTAATTTGGTCAGAAATCTCAAATTAACTCTTAATTACTTAATTTCACACTATAAATGTAGTGTTCAATCCAATATTTATGAATATATGGAGTGGGGTTTTTCATGAGGAGTGAGACCGGAATTTTTTGATGTTAATTTGAACTTGCACTTCTTCCATCATTAACATTTCCCATGTCATAAAATCCTGGGTTTCCATTTATTGTTCATATCTAATTTGGTCAGATATCTCAATTAAGACTCTTAATTACTGAATTTCACACTATGGTAAGTGTTTAATCCACTACTATGGATTTTTTTGATGTTAATTTGAACTTGCATTTCTTCAATCAGGACAGACAGTGTATAAATGGCATCAACTTTCGTAACCATGTCCGCTGTCGGGTCTTTGACATCTGTTGGAACCCAAATTGACAAGAAAAGTTTCATCTCATCACATAAATTGTCTTCTTTGAGTTGCATATCGTCGACTTCATTAAGAGGGAATCAAAGTTATGTAGTACCAAGGAAAAGGTATTCCTTAAGGATTAACGCGGCAACAAAACGATTGCATTTCAATAAAAATGGTGCTGCTATTAGGAAACTACAGGTTGGTATTTGGAGTATTGTTTGAATTGCTGGTATAATGATGGATTGATGGCAATTGTGTATTGGTTTAATTTCTGacattgttgatttttcggTCTGATTTGAAATATCAGGCGGGTGTGAATAAGCTAGCAGATGTTGTTGGTGTTACTCTCGGTCCTAAAGGAAGGAATGTAGTTTTAGAGAGCAAGTATGGCTCTCCTAAAATCGTTAATGACGGTGTAACTGTGGCCAAGGAGGTATGAACTCTGAATAAACAAGCTCTTTTAGTGCTGAAATGCTACTGTGATTTTTACTTTTTCAGTTATGAAATGCTGTATTCGGCATTGCTGTTTAGGACTCTTTAACGTTAATCTGGATATATTATTTTCATGTCGGAGATGAGATTCAATAAGCTGATTCTGTTGACATCAATAAGCTGATTTTGCTGACATCAATATTCATGTTTAGAACTCTTTAATGTTACTCTAGTTTTGTTGACATCAATAAGCTGATTTTGTATGCAGATTGAACTTGAAGATCCTGTTGAAAACATTGGTGCTAGGCTTGTAAGAGAAGCTGCATCAAAAACTAATGATTTAGCTGGTGATGGGACTACTACATCAGTAGTCTTAGCGCAAGGTTTGATTAACGAAGGTGTTAAGGTGTGAGGATGCTACATATAATCATTGTATGCCTCTGAAAGTTGCATGTTATTTGGCATCGAACCACCTTCCTCACTGATAAGTGATTATATTTTTTTCAGATTGTGTTAGCTGGGGCTAATCCTATACAAATAGCCAAAGGGATTGAAAATACTGCAAAAGGTTTGATATCTGAGTTGAAGTTGATGTCCAAAGAGGTAAATTGTTTCCTGCTCCATTAATAGTTGTCAATTTGATGCTCGAGAGCTGAACACAACTACACAAGTCTGTTGCTGGTTTTTGCGATGaattttttatgcattttacagGTTGAAGACAAAGAACTTGCGGATGTTGCTGCTGTTAGTGCTGGAAACAACTATCAAATAGGAAATATGGTTGCCGATGCTCTAAGCAAAGTGGGGCGCAAGGGTGTAGTGACTCTCGAAGAAGGAGCAAGTGCTACAGACAGCTTATATGTTGTTGAAGGAATGCAATTTGACCGTGGCTATTTCTCACCGTACTTTGTCACTGATAGTGAGAAATTGATTGTTGAGTATGAAAATTGTAAGGTATAAATCTTGAAGTTTATTACTCTGTACCTATTTGTGACGAATATCTACTCAGGTAGGATGATTAATGTGTTGTTTTGCTATGTAGATCCTGATGGTTGACAAGAAGATTACAAATGCAAGAGAGCTTGTTAATGTCTTAGAAGATGCAATTAAAAACAACTACGCAATTTTGGTTATGGCGGAAGATATAGAGCAAGAACCTCTTGCAACCCTAGTTGTAAACAAACTCAGAGGATCTCTTAAGATTGCTGCAATGAAAGCACCTGGTTTTGGAGATCGGAGGCACCAATATCTTGACGATATTGCTGTCCTTACCGGAGGTATTGCCCGAATACACTAATTCTTAAATGGACCCGGTCCACACGAAATTTTTTGTGGACCATGCCTAAAAAAAAGTTAACAACTAGTTTCTAATTTATTTGACGTGTTTATTAGAATCATTATGAAAAAGTATAACTTTGTATCGTTGGTACATGgtgtgcttgaataatgtgattatAAATCATGACACGATtctcttttaaaaacatagggttacttttattcaaaaaatggttactgTATCAAAGAAAAATTAGTGTTGAATTTATTATAGTCACTACGTGAAAAAACAATTTTTGCTTCGAATTTCCCTCATCTTTCAGTGAGCTAACTGATTAATCAACAGGAACTGTAATCAGAGATGAGGTTGGTTTGTCATTGGACCAAGCTGGTAAAGAGGTGTTGGGCCATGCTGCAAAAATTGTGCTCACCAAGGAAACAGCTACCATTGTTGGGGATGGAAGTACACAAGAAGCAGTTGCTATGAAAATTTCTCAGATTAAGAAGCAAATTGAGGTAGAATGCTTATTAAACTTCAGTTGTTAATTAGGTTGTTAAACTGTGGAGTTTTTTGAACCTGATGTATATATAACAATGGTTTTCAGAACGAAGACTCGGCTTATGAAAAAGGCAAACTAAAtgaaagagttgctaaacttaCCAGTGGTGTTGCTGTTATTCAGGTAACTTTTCATGAGCTTGAAAATGTTTCAAAATTTTCTTCCACAAAAGacagttatttttttttttttgggtaaataAAAGATTATATTAATACCAAAAGAGAAGTTTAAGTACATATCACCAGTACACCATTCTTCCTAAACAAGGTACACAGATTTCAGAGCCCAAGTTCCCCCACCTTCTAGGAAGGGTTGAGAGCAGGATCCTCAAAAAAACAACTTAAACTACGCAAAGCAAATCTCTCATTACACCATTACAACGGCAAGCTACCTTAAAAATTATATTTCTAAAGACAGCACCTGGATTTTCACAGCTcccagtaaaaaaaaaaaatttaaaaaaattgtttCTTTGAATCCAGATTGCGTACACAGCTTCTGAAAAACACATTCCGCGTAGTTGCTTGATGTGTTGTTTTTTCCTACAAGCTTTAGCAGCTTCTTGATAAAAAAGAAGTCCAAAAGACAGTTTTCCTAAAATCACTTATTCGGTTATTCCATGTTTGTTGATTATTCCCACAGGTTGGAGCACGAACTGAAACTGAGCTTAAAGAAAGGAAGCTGAGAGTAGAGGATGCACTTTGTGCAACAAAGGTATCCTCTTTTACTTCCTTGGATTTTATAACCATCCTATTAATTTGCTTAGGCGAGAACTGACTCAGAAACTTATAATCTTATTAGGCAGCGGTAGAGGAAGGTATAGTTGTAGGTGGAGGGTGCACGTTACTGCGCCTATCAACTAAAGTTGATGCCATAAAGGCAACTCTTGGAAATGCAGAGCAAAAGGTTCTCTCATTCAAATCCACCATTGTTGATCATAATAATGTCATTTTATCTCTGTCTTTTAAGATGAACTGATATTCACACAATTCATACAAATTCTCAGCTTGGAGCAGATATTGTCAAAAGAGCGCTTAGTTATCCACTGGATCTGATTGCCAAGAATGCAGGAGTTAATGGAGCTGTTGTAATAGAAAAGGTCAAAATACAAGGCATATTTGAGTTATTGTATAGAACATGATGGTGACAGTGGAATTGAGAAATCCTTCTAGTATTGGCTGATGCTTTTATAATTTTCAGGTGCTCTCTAATGATGACCCAAGATTTGGATACAATGCTGCAACAGGAAAATACGAGGATCTGATGGCTGCTGGAATCATCGATCCTGCTaaggttttatttttattatttcgaTTATAGTTTTCTTTTCCATTTctgatggagccaaagattcatttgttcttttgtctTTGAGAtgtaatcaaaatggctcttaaaactttttcgcttcctttccatgaagtagaagatggttgtCCCGTTATTGTCcagttatcgcttttgggtcaattggaaacctctctgcaattgcaggggtaaggttacGTTACTTACGTACGTCTGACCCCctcccccccttaccccgcttgttgtgggagcctctttgaggcaatagggtaatgataataataaaaaaaagtatatatatatatatatatataattatagtTTTTTAAGCTTAATATAAGCACCGTGTGAGGATCCTCTTCatttttaaaagaaatgcaTGGTTTGTTTCTAAAATCAACGGTTGTGAATGCGTGAAGGGGGAAACTAGGGGGGTTTTGAGAATTCTGTTTTTTTTACTAGCTTAGGTGTCGTTATCTTAACTCTTAAGATAGGAAATAGATGAAAAGTAATGTATGGGTGTATGTTATCTTTCATTTCCAATGTCAAATGAGTAATTAAGGCCAAATTGGttaatttctttctttctctgcATTATTGTGTTGCAATTTACAGGTGGTAAGGTGTTGCTTGGAGCATGCTGCGTCTGTAGCAAAGACGTTCCTCACATCAGATGCCGTAGTTACTGAAATCCCAGAGCCTGAACTTGCACCTGCTGAAAACCCCATGGACAACTCTggtacgtttctttttgttttcttctgTTTCCTGATTTCATTCATGTTTAATTAAGCTCATCTTTTCTAAACCATTTTTCTGTTACAGGTTTTGGGTATTAAGCTCTGTGTATACAGTTCTGAATACAATCTTCAACCATAATTGGTGAATAACCATCAAAGTTGCAGAACTGCATGTGTTTTGACAAGGATTGTTGAATATCAGGATCGGAATAAAAACACAATTCGAATGATGAGGAAATTTTGAGAAACAAGATGTTGTGTTTCTTGTTGGTGTTTGgtattttgttgagcagttttGAGATGGCTAGTGGGAGTTTTGGTGttattttgttgagcagttttGAGATGTAGGCAGATGTAGGTGGTGATACCAGTGTGTGAAGCTAACTTATCCCAATTTTGAGTACAAAATTAACAATTACAGAGCCAATTTTGAAGTGATGAACTGATTAGAAGCTGCTCAAATAGACAAACTGTTTACTTTCTCAATTTTGTTTTGCCATGCAATTTTGTGATCAATATTTGGGCTGTGACAGGCTGGGATTTTACACAAAACTCGTGTCCAAACCCATTATTTTGGTGCGGGCTTTTTGGGCCGAAACATGTTCTTTCGGTGTTTTTTTGGGCTGGGTTTTGTTTTTTCGGGTTGTGTCGAGGTGGGTCTGTGGGTTGGGCTGTAGTTGTTCAGGTCGAGATTTTCATGTTCGCTGTCGTCATAAATTTTGAGTTT encodes:
- the LOC110801779 gene encoding ruBisCO large subunit-binding protein subunit beta, chloroplastic, which codes for MASTFVTMSAVGSLTSVGTQIDKKSFISSHKLSSLSCISSTSLRGNQSYVVPRKRYSLRINAATKRLHFNKNGAAIRKLQAGVNKLADVVGVTLGPKGRNVVLESKYGSPKIVNDGVTVAKEIELEDPVENIGARLVREAASKTNDLAGDGTTTSVVLAQGLINEGVKIVLAGANPIQIAKGIENTAKGLISELKLMSKEVEDKELADVAAVSAGNNYQIGNMVADALSKVGRKGVVTLEEGASATDSLYVVEGMQFDRGYFSPYFVTDSEKLIVEYENCKILMVDKKITNARELVNVLEDAIKNNYAILVMAEDIEQEPLATLVVNKLRGSLKIAAMKAPGFGDRRHQYLDDIAVLTGGTVIRDEVGLSLDQAGKEVLGHAAKIVLTKETATIVGDGSTQEAVAMKISQIKKQIENEDSAYEKGKLNERVAKLTSGVAVIQVGARTETELKERKLRVEDALCATKAAVEEGIVVGGGCTLLRLSTKVDAIKATLGNAEQKLGADIVKRALSYPLDLIAKNAGVNGAVVIEKVLSNDDPRFGYNAATGKYEDLMAAGIIDPAKVVRCCLEHAASVAKTFLTSDAVVTEIPEPELAPAENPMDNSGFGY